Proteins from a genomic interval of Ornithodoros turicata isolate Travis unplaced genomic scaffold, ASM3712646v1 Chromosome12, whole genome shotgun sequence:
- the LOC135371705 gene encoding uncharacterized protein LOC135371705: MPRTKLHVVGIAVPSTPPGVDLRRKGRRVWNASKLALYSRPVSTDAACSSELLSPAIYSGVQDVLCGDVQAAQEPEGPTDIDAGSDVQTPEPVPPTSSTKERDEDSIVHDNEGLSKIVQIREQLEKDQKSFAAITSNQPVQLGYNMNALVVFAAVIACAYAGGFGGGYGGGYGGGFGHGGGFGGYGGGLGGFGGGYGHGGGHAVAVPVTKVSYVKKPVVSVGYVTKPVVSFVKQPVTTVSHVVRPVVSVGTAFVSGGHGGGFGGGFGGGFGGGYGGGYGGGYGGGYGGGYGGYGGGLGGFGGGYGKGW, encoded by the exons ATGCCTCGGACGAAGTTGCACGTGGTTGGCATAGCAGTGCCTTCAACCCCTCCTGGAGTTGATCTTCGTCGGAAG GGTCGTCGGGTGTGGAATGCATCAAAGTTAGCACTATACTCTCGGCCTGTCTCTACGGATGCAGCCTGTTCGTCTGAGCTGTTGTCGCCTGCCATCTACAGTGGGGTGCAAGATGTATTGTGTGGTGATGTGCAAGCGGCTCAAGAACCTGAAGGACCAACCGACATAGACGCAGGGAGTGATGTCCAGACCCCAGAGCCAGTGCCTCCAACTTCTTCTACCAAGGAGCGGGATGAGGATTCAA TTGTTCACGACAACGAGGGGCTAAGCAAGATCGTGCAGATCAGGGAACAGTTGGAAAAG GACCAGAAGTCTTTTGCGGCCATCACCAGTAACCAGCCCGTGCAGCTTGGATACAACATGAACGCTCTC GTGGTCTTTGCAGCTGTTATTGCCTGCGCTTACGCCGGTGGCTTTGGAGGCGGCTACGGCGGCGGATATGGCGGAGGTTTCGGCCATGGCGGCGGCTTTGGGGGATATGGTGGTGGACTGGGTGGATTCGGCGGTGGCTACGGCCACGGCGGTGGCCATGCTGTAGCTGTTCCAGTTACTAAGGTGTCCTACGTCAAGAAGCCCGTTGTGAGCGTTGGCTATGTCACCAAGCCAGTAGTCAGCTTCGTCAAGCAGCCAGTCACTACCGTATCTCACGTGGTTAGGCCTGTCGTTTCTGTCGGAACCGCTTTTGTTTCCGGAGGCCATGGCGGAGGATTTGGAGGTGGTTTTGGTGGAGGTTTTGGAGGTGGCTACGGAGGTGGCTACGGTGGTGGCTACGGTGGCGGCTATGGCGGTGGCTATGGCGGTTACGGCGGTGGACTTGGCGGCTTTGGAGGTGGTTATGGCAAAGGCTGGTAG